One Dermacentor albipictus isolate Rhodes 1998 colony chromosome 10, USDA_Dalb.pri_finalv2, whole genome shotgun sequence genomic window, GGCTGCTGCTACAGAGGCACTGGCTGACTCGCAAGCACGCCAGGCCACTGCACTGGAGCGGATGGCAGCTGTTCAAGAGAACACACTGGCCAACGAATCTGCGTACCAGGCTCGTACTGTTGTTGCAGCGGAGCGGCTAGCAATTACAGGGCAATTGATACTGCAGCAAGTGCAGTGGCTGTCCACCGTCGCCCCTGTCAGTGCTGAACCTCCAGCGAAATAGCGTCATggatattttattttattccacTTCTATCATTACGAGTTCTAAAGGttctttttaaatgttactaTTGCCATCCTACTTTATTATGCTATTCCCGACAACTGAGGTTTTGTGTGTAGACAAAGTTCTTTCAATTTTATTCATTTTGGTTTACATCTTTTTATTTTCCTATATTATCCAAACCACCTACTCCAGACAATCGTTTAATTTTATGTGTAGGCAAGAATATTTGCCTTTCATTCATTTCTGTTTGCATCACTTTGTTATGTCATATTACACAAATTAGCCTAGATTACTTTGTGTACATTTCTTGTTACTACCCTTATTTTACATTATTAATCCTGTCAGCTGTGATAGACTCTGGGCAGTGTGCAACCAATAATAACTGCAATTTGTTATTTTAACTCACTATATCATTTTCTTTCGCAGTGTTATCCTATCTCAGACAAATACTCTGTGATGTTATGGCACAGTTCATCCTTTCAGCTGTGATAGTCTCTGGGCAGTGTACAACCAGTAATAACTGCAATGTGTAATTTTAGCTCACTATACCATTCTCTTTTGCAGTGTTATCCTATCTCAGACAAATACTCTGTGATGTTATGGCAGTAGTGTATACATTTGGCCACAGCTTCTTGCTGTAGGCATTGCGTAGAGACAAGTTCCGCTGTGATTTTTTGTATAAGTAGCAAAGTCATCAAGAAGTAGCATGTGATATCATATAATTTGGCTACAAAGAATGCTCTCTTGTCTTAATAAATTCAGTCGAGCACATTTTGTAGCAATGTTATTCATTTCTACCAATCCTGTGCCGAGGATGACCACTGATGAAGAGGCTCAGTGCGTCATAAATAGCCGCAAGCAAGATTTTATTTTCAGTGTCAATTATTCATACCAAACTAGGCAGTTGTGTTAGGTCTTCTAACAGCAGCTATTACTACAATGGTATAACTCATATGCAAAAGGAAAACAGGACCAGAAACAGCAGTCATAGTGCTGAAAGTTGAGGTTGAAGTTGTTGAAGTTTATTATGTTTCCTTATATAGAAACTAAAGGACCCCAAACAAAAGGTGCAGCCTTGCACCTGACTAAGTTCAGGGCCCCATACAACATGTGCACAGGGGCAACAGCACGATACAGATGAAACTGTGTTCTACACTTCAGGATACAAATAAAAAATGGATAAATACAACAGTACTTAGCACTCAAAgatataaacaaataaaaaagacacCAATACGAATTGCAACATAAGTGCAGTATAAATTGTTACTGAACAGAACATTGCCGATACTATCACACGACAACATATGCATAAACCGGACATTCCTGGGAAAAGCTGATGTCACCTTGACTGCTTCGTAAAGAAAATGagggaaagaaaataaataaaagagctaACAGCAAGACAACAGCACTGTCatgatatatggtacgcgggagtgcgaagcctaaacatatgaagacagtgcgccgtgcggtggcgaagaggaccatcatcatcatcgacaccaatttggcagcgccggcagcggcgcctcaaaaagcgtggcgcgagagtgtggcccgtggctcgtggcgtgagcagtgcgcgagattcggcggtcgccgaaaagcagcttcctcgctgggcgtctggcccataggagctatcgccgaccacgccaatacgccacacctgaagcaacactgtcgcccgctgggaggctacctcgccccgctcttccgctgggcactggtccaggagggctggcggtccggaaccagggcactcgagcgttcgggtgagcggccacagggctaccccgccagctgtggacgcgacccggtgactgcggccggctacctgagcgccgcgaggcggtccgacccggccgtccaacccggccatccgacccggccgaccgtcccggccgtccgacccagctgtccgacccggccgtccaacccggctgtccgacccagccgaccgtcccggccgtccgacccagctgtccgacccggccgtcctacactgttgtccgaccccgctggccggcatcggttcaacgaggtctaagacacggcgacacaagctgccgccggaactgtaggccgatcgtaatccaccgatacatatagtgcatgtcgcctatgaggcattttgggacattgtgacgcgtgtgtgccattatccgtgttatgtatgtaaatacatgtctgatgtgtgtttttgctttggcgtgctgcttctccctttttctggagtgatccggcccaataacatcacaaactggcgagcctgccaggatccactcgtaaatacagtgaaagggggcagtttcgcttgagcgcagacacacattagtagacggcaccatgtacttagagaaaatcacggctataggactccaaataggattgtcaggcgcagaacttcgcagatggattgaggccgaacaggcaaaacaaagggacgagagagctgcggagcgagaggcagcgaaagaagctgctgaattagcgcgcttagctgacgagaggcagcgtgagatcctccagctaaagctgcagcttcaggaaggagctcgcAATGTGCCGGCAgctgcttctgaaattttgactgcgcccagcacctcctcgtcatccctcaatccacagaagttacttcctttgttcgacgagaaacgcgatgacttacacgcgtatatacagcgatttgagcgcgtagcgacagggcaggactggccacaagaaaaatgggctcttgctttgagcatgtgtctgtctggggaagcgttaactgtgatcggtcggatgactgccaccgattcattagattacccaAAGGTAAAGAAAGTtttgctacaaaggtttcaattcacggctcaaggctaccaagagaagtttcgtaaagcacgagcagtagagggcgaaactggaagacagttagcagcaagaatttcagcctattttgaccattggattgagatggctaatgtgcctaaaacatatgaaggtctacgagatcacatgatctctgaacagtttctgcgttgttgtgagccaaagctagtcattttcttgaaggagcgagagtgcaaatcccttgacgaatttgctagcttgacggatcgctttcttgaagcgcagaactggacaaacctaggaaagggtcccgataacgCAAAGGATTTTGatggaaaaaacattgaagctcccaggaaaccgcaacttatgtgcaccctttgtcatcggtttggacatttggctcctgactgccgtgccccacctaagcgtatgctgaagtgtgagttgtgcgacagaacgggacacacagctgaaaattgccgaactgggtacggggacaacaaaccaagttcAGCGTGTGCACTCGCCAAATCTCAACCAGTCCGAACTCGTCAAGTGAATGAATCAAAGCGTCCAGGAAAGAAGACTCGCCGATCAAGCGACAGCGATgacaagaaccctgggactgctgtaactttccccatcgacgggatgccagtggttgaaggccggctgctgggaagaagtattcgtgtattacgagacaccggttgtaataccgcaattgtGAGACGGGAACTCGTTCCAGAGATATATATGACGGGAAGAAAGAggaacgttgttcttctggatgGCTCAACAAGCTACCTGCCTGAAGCTGTCATGCCAGTGAACACGCCGTATTTTACAGGCAAGTTAACAgtggcatgtatggacgagccgctctacgaccttgttctgggaaatcttccaggTGTCAGAGGACCATACGATCCGGACTCTGACTGGAAGCACCCCGCTGCTCCCTACGCTGAGTCGTCGCCGATAGAAATGAAGCTGaataaggcgcctaggaagcatcagcatgtatcgagcgtggctgaagccagaactgaagaacaaggcaagattcgtcccttgtgcgttccgacaatcgtcttacgtgacgtaacaaaaggacaactcatggaagaacagcggaaagacccgacgctgaaacatatttttgcgaaagtaagcaagtcgtttaactcgggaaagggccacagctacgagttcgtggaagaaaaaggattgttgtatcgcctttaccaccgggccactggcagaacctttaagcaggtggtcGTACCAAAAGCATTTAGATCTGGTATATTAGAAGGGGCACATGAAAGCATCATAGAAGGGCATAACGGTATCAGGAGAACAACCAATCGTATCCTACAAGAATATTATTGGCCAGATGTACACAGAGACGTAAAACGCtttgtgaagtcgtgcgacaagtgccaaaggacaacagctaaagggaaagtacaggccgctccacttcctcgtcaatgtgtgcttgtgtgtgcgtgcaagaatgcgACAAGTTCGTTCGGTCCTGAAGTTTTAAAAACGCCGACACAAAGGCCGCCGAAGTTGAAAAAGCACCGGAGACCAGGCCAGCGAAACCAAGCCCACAGAGGAGCACGCCAAGAACGTCAGcaacagagtgttgcgttggAGTCTCCTTTTGCAGGAGTCTTCTTTTACTATTGACTATATAAAAGATTGTGACAATGCCGGAGCTGACTACTTGAGTAGAGTCACACGTGGTCACCTGTTCGTATATCAAAATGTGATTAGACAATGCGACCACTCAAGTGCTTAGTGTTTAGTACAGACTTGTGTGTTAGTACTTTAACTGGGCGCAACGCCCTGTGAACAGTGTGTTGTGAGCTCATATGAGCAATCGGACAAAAgtgcatgacaattttcctttttctttcttttttcatcccgcgtccatgtgttagaatagttgtaaacaactttctcgaaaaggggggtattgtcatgatatatggtacgcgggagtgcgaagcctaaacatatgaagacagtgcgccgtgcggtggcgaagaggaccatcatcatcatcgacaccaatttggcagcgccggcagcggcgcctcaaaaagcgtggcgcgagagtgtggcccgtggctcgtggcgtgagcagtgcgcgagattcggcggtcgccgaaaagcagcttcctcgctgggcgtctggcccataggagctatcgccgaccacgccaatacgccacacctgaagcaacactgtcgcccgctgggaggctacctcgccccgctcttccgctgggcactggtccaggagggctggcggtccggaaccagggcactcgagcgttcgggtgagcggccacagggctaccccgccagctgtggacgcgacccggtgactgcggccggctacctgagcgccgcgaggcggtccgacccggccgtccaacccggccatccgacccggccgaccgtcccggccgtccgacccagctgtccgacccggccgtccaacccggctgtccgacccagccgaccgtcccggccgtccgacccagctgtccgacccggccgtcctacactgttgtccgaccccgctggccggcatcggttcaacgaggtctaagacacggcgacacaagctgccgccggaactgtaggccgatcgtaatccaccgatacatatagtgcatgtcgcctatgaggcattttgggacattgtgacgcgtgtgtgccattatccgtgttatgtatgtaaatacatgtctgatgtgtgtttttgctttggcgtgctgcttctccctttttctggagtgatccggcccaataacatcacaagcACCTTACAAATATGGTACTCAATTATATGCATTCCATATAAATTATCACCGCTGCGGAGGCTCAGTGGTTACGGTGCTCGGCAGCTAATGTGGAAGGCGTGGGTTTGAACGTGCCCACAAagatcgcatttcgatggaagcggaATATTTCAGGTTCATGCACTGCACGAGAtgtcagtgcacgttaaaaaacattTAGTGGAGCCCTTCAGTATGGCATCTCTCAAAGACTGAATTGTTTGGGGAAGTTCAACCCACCAATCTGAGCCAAACCATATATGCTATAGTGTAGTGGGAAGCCACCTGATATTGTTTATCATGACTTATCACAGGATATCTAAATTGAACGGCCTCCCTTCTTTACTATTTCCTTACCAGCTGCAAACACATTGCATAAGCCTTCCAAAAATCACTACTTTTGCGTGTGAGTGCAGATCTGTAGTGCATGCATCACGGTGAGGTGTGTTGTCTCTGCCTGGCGAGCTGCCTTATCACACGCTGACGCACTCTCCTCAAATAAGCAGTGTGCTGAAGGCGTGGTAGGGAGAAGAAATGTACAATGCGGCACCGCACTGCCTTAGCTTTCGTTAGTGTGGAGCGAGTGGAAGATGGCGGTGTGTTTTGTGCAGCAGTGTCATCCTCCTCCTCACTATCTTCGCTGTCGCTGTTGTCGTCACTGCTACACGAGCCGTCAAAAGGCTCACCTTCTTCAAGGCACAGGTTGTGGAGCGCTGCACATGCTGCAATAATGGTAGCTGAACGCTTGGGGCTGTAATGCAGAGTTCGATACCTTTGAAGGCACCGAAATCTGCTTTTCAGCACCCCAATGCAGCGCTCCACAGCTGTCCTCATTGAAGAGTGTGCATGATTGTAAGCCCCCTCTGGTGTCTGGAGGCTTGGATGGCCAGGCACAGGGGTCATCAGCCAGGGCTCAAGTGGGTAGCCACTGTCGCctgtgcaaaaataaaaataaaaccatgCTCAGTCTCTGCATTTGCCTACTTAGGATAAGACGGCTCACCAAGCAGAAACTCCCCAGGACGAAGTAGCCCTTGTTCGGCAATTCTCCTCCGCAGGAATGAGTGTTTCCAGCAAAAGGCGTCGTGAGTGCATCCTGGTCGCCTCGGATCAATAGCGAGGATTCTCAGTTTTGAATCTGAGACCTGCAAATATACAAAGGTAGTGTAAACATTGACATATGCTGGAGACAAACTAATGGGTAGAAAAAAAAGCCATGGCTGTGATGCACTCTTAAATTTCCATAAAAGCAGCACACTGTTGGAACATGATATGAGCATAATTTTAGTAACTATTGATGTTAAGTTTTTGCAAAGATAGTGAAGGTGACATTCTATATGTTGCCTTTCCGAGTATCCCTGTTATATACATTAATTTTAACGTCTTTCTTGCAGGGCCACAATAACCGCATTGCGACGCAGAATGCAATATATTAAGGTAATGCGGAAACCTCGGCAGAATTTGTTTCTCATAAGTATCGTTAACATGTTACCCGACAATGTCAATGACGTCTCCTCACTCCAATTTTGAGTGCATTCAAATTTAAGCACACAAATGCACGCAATCCACGTATAGGCAGCTGAAATACGCGATTTATGATTTGCTCTTAACGAGTGGACAGACTTGTACTTACCAACATCGTGTTAAGGGCGTAGTAGCCCTTTCTGGTCATGAATGCCTGCGTTTCACCGGGGCTGAGGCCTTTGGGCTGACTGATGGCAATGAGGGTTCCATCGATGCAGCCAACAACACCAGGAATTCGGCCGCGGTGCAAAAATTCTGCCACTGCCTGCTGCTTTTCCGCTGGCGTGGACGGAAAGGTTACCCACCCTCTTTGCTTGCCTACGCGAGTTATAGCTAGTGCTACTGCGCTGATGCAGCGGCTCATTGAGGATTGCGAGAGTTGGATGGTCACCTCACTGCCGACAGAAGTCTGAAAGCTCCCGGTCGCAAAAAACCGAAGCGCACAGAGAACTTTCGCTTCTGTTGGTAGTCCGGTCGGCCCCTTCGTCCCGATTTCGCCCTCAAGAACACCACACAGCCTACGCACCAGCGCTTTGCTCATCCTGAAATGGCGGCGGAAATCCTCCTCCGGCAGATCGAAGGCGTCTTCCCTGTTTCTCGGTCGTCTCTGCCCAG contains:
- the LOC139050303 gene encoding putative nuclease HARBI1; the encoded protein is MLVSDSKLRILAIDPRRPGCTHDAFCWKHSFLRRRIAEQGLLRPGEFLLGDSGYPLEPWLMTPVPGHPSLQTPEGAYNHAHSSMRTAVERCIGVLKSRFRCLQRYRTLHYSPKRSATIIAACAALHNLCLEEGEPFDGSCSSDDNSDSEDSEEEDDTAAQNTPPSSTRSTLTKAKAVRCRIVHFFSLPRLQHTAYLRRVRQRVIRQLARQRQHTSP